Part of the Rhodohalobacter sp. 614A genome is shown below.
TTTTATATTTCTGAGTACCATTCATGTGCTTACAGAAGAGCCTGAAATGGAACTGGATGAATCATACAAGCCAAAGCCATTTACACCCTATGGAAAATCTAAATTTATGGCAGAACAGTACATCCGGGAAAATTGTCCGCCAGATAAAAATTGTTATATATTGCGTCCCAGTATGATACATGGGCCAGGCAATAAGGGGAATCTGAACCTACTGTTCAATCTGGTTAAATATGGTATTCCATATCCCGTAGGAGCTTATAACAACAAGCGCTCATTCGTCTCCATAGAAAATCTTTGTTTTATTTTGAAGGAGATTATTGAAAGGGAAATTGAGCCGGGTCTATATCATATTGCCGATGATGAGCCGACGTATACACACGATTTGGTAAAACTCATTGCTGATGCAACAGGAAAAAGGGGCAGAATCTGGAATGTAAACCCCAAACTTTTGAAAACACTGGCTAAATTTGGGAATAACGTTCCTTTCCTGATTAATGAACATCGGTTAAAAAAACTGACCGGAGATTTTATCGTTTCAAATAAAAAATTAAAAAAGGCATTAGGTAAACCGTTACCCGTCAGTTCAAAAGAAGGTTTACACCGGACATTGAATTCATTAAGTATCCATTCAGGTTCATAGAATAGATAAGAGTAAAATTTATAAAATCAATCAAAGATCAATCTAATTCATGCTTGTACAAGTAACCACATCTACCTTTGGCAAAGCAGGCTCCAAACCTGTCGATTACCTAAACAGCAAAGGCATTCCCTTTAAAACAAATCCCTATGGACGCAAGCTTACCGAGGACGAAGCTATTGAAGTGATTTCCGGTGCGGATGCAGTTATTGCCGGCACAGAGCCGCTTACTGAAAACGTATTGAAGCAACTGCCGGATTTGAAAATTATTTCAAGATGTGGAACGGGAATGAACAATGTAGATTTGGATGTAGCCAAAGAACTTGGAATCAAAGTATTCAATACACCCACTGTTCATGTTGATGCCGTCGCAGAATTGGCTTTAGCCGGTACACTTGCAACACTTCGGAGTTTTGTAAAGAACGATCAAACCGTTCGAAGTGGCGAATGGAAAAAAAGTATGGGGCGGTCTCTGTATGATAAAAATGTAGGAATGGTCGGTTTTGGAAAAGTGGGTCGAAGATTTTGTGAATTGCTGAATCCTTTTACATCAAACCTGTTTTTTTTCGATCCCTTTTTGGATGAGAGAACGTCTGTTTTGAATGACGCAAAACGGGTAACACTCGATCAGCTTTTTGAAAATTCGGATATTATTTCTCTTCATGTTCCATATACAAAAGAGAATCACCATATGATAAATGCAGAAAATCTGAGCCTGGTGAAGAAAAATGTTACCATTGTAAACACTTCCCGTGGCGGACTTATAAATGAAGAAGATCTATATATGTTTTTGCAGGACAATACTGAGGCTGGAGCATATCTTGATGTCTTTGAAAATGAACCGTATGATGGGCGTTTAAAGGAATTGGATAACGTAATTCTTTCGCCGCATGTTGGAACATCCACAAAAGAAACACGGGAAGAGATGGAACTTGAAGCAGCTATGAACCTTGTCAATGCACTTGAGAATGAGTAAAAAGTTGAATGTACTGGTAACCGGCGGCGCTGGTTTTTTGGGAAGCCATATTAGTGATGAATTGTCCGACAGAGGACATAACGTTACAATAACCGACCTTGAAGAGTCCAAATGGATCCGTGATGACCAGGAAATGGCCGTAGGAGACATCACTGATAACGACTTTCTTGAACAGGTGATGGAAGGTAAAGATGTGGTCTACCATTTGGCGGCACTTGCAGACCTGAATGCAGCCAAAACCCGTCCTGTTGAGACGGCAAAAATCAACGTACTTGGCACCGTGAATCTTCTTGACATGGCTGTGAAAAAGGGAGTAAAGCGAGTGGTTTTTGCAAGTAGCGTCTATGTTTATAGCCGCGAAGGTGGTTTTTACCGTTGCAGTAAACAGGCCTGTGAGAACTATATTGAGGAATTTAACAACATCTACGATCTGGATTATACCATTCTTCGCTATGGAAGTTTGTATGGCCCGCGAACGGATGAATCAAATGGCGTATATCGACTTTTAAAACAGGCAATGGAACAGAGTGAAGTGCAACATCGTGGTGCGCCCGAAGACAAGCGGGAATATATTCATGTTTTAGATGCCGCGAAGTTATCGGTAGATATTCTGGACGATGAATTTAAAAATACGCATGTGGTTATTACCGGTAATGATGTTCTAAGAATTGAAGATCTGTTTTATATGTTCTCGGAGATTTTGGGGAAAAATATTCATCAAACCTACATTGAAGGTGAAGAGTGGGACGGCCATTACAGGGTTACGCCCTATACATTCACACCAAAAACGGGAAAAAAATTAACCACCCCACATTATGTAGATATGGGGCAGGGAATCTTACAGGTAATTGAAGACATATACCGAAAGATAAATTCAGCCAAAGGGAAAAAAAATTAAGTACTATTCTATCTGAGATTCCTCAACATATTTTTGATCCTTTTCTTAAACGGCTTGTGGGACTCCAAATTTTTAACTTTCAGTCTTTCTTTGTTTAAAGTATCATTCATTTTTAAGATTACTTCTGAAAGCATCATTGAAAGAGATTCCATTGTAAGCTCTTTCTGCAAATGTTGTGGATTTTCTGATGAGAAATTTGGACTTGAAAAAAGGTCACCGGTTTGATCATTGAGATAGTTAAGAGCCACTTCCCGGTTTGATTTTTCATAGATTTTTAAAAACTCTTTCCGTTCGGCGTTCGTCAAAAAGACACATTTCTCACCTTTTATTTCAATTTCTTTTAAAATATCCCTCAATTTCCGCATCTCATCCTTTGAAAGGTATTGATTTGTAATGCGTGAAATTTCAAGTGCATTCCTGGAAAATCCACTGTTTTCCACCAAACCTTCAGTCACATTTTGAAGGATTTCACTCCCAATGGTTTCTCCGAATGTTTGAATGAGGCTTGTCGGTCGCGGTAAATATTTTCGGTCAAATCGCTTTACCTTGATATTTTCCTTTCCAAAAACGTCTGCATACTGTTTTAAAAAATCATTCCAGTGGAAGTCGTTTTCGTCGAAATGCTCCATGAATTCATCAAATGAGTATATAGCACCGCTGTAGATTCTCTGCGCATAGGTAGATTCAATAAATGAATCCTGTCTTCTCAAGTAGACAATGATTTGGATATCAAATGAAAATGGCTCGAAAGTTTCCTTCAACAAAGAGGCTATGAGCCCGGCATTTCGGTAGGAGATCATTTTATCTCCCGAAAATTTTTCATTACTGACTACATAGGTATGAATGTTTTTATGTTTTGGCAGAGAAATATTACGGGAAGCTTCGTCACGTAATTCATCCACCAGTTCCGGTTCAAACCGGGTAAGTCCTCTGACTTTACGGGCTATTTCAGGAAATCTTCCCAGATAGCAAATGCCTTCGCCTAAAAGCTTGTTATTGTATTTAGACAGTATACTTTGTATAGTAGTCGTTCCCGTTTTTTGAGTGCCGATATGTATGAAAAGTCTTTTATTATCCATGTATTTAAAAGCTTATTAAACACACAGGGGGTAATCCTGGAGTATATTTTATTTAGTTGGGATTTTTAAGGATTTAAAAAGAAAAAAGTGTAACAATTTGATCAAATTTCACTCTTAATGAATAGAACAAAAGCGGTAATATTCGATTTTGACGGTGTAGTGCTCGATTCGGCAAACATCAAAACGGAAGCATTTCTTGAACTTTTTAAAGAGTTTCCGGAGTATCAACAAGCAATTAAAGAATATCATATTGAGCATCAGGGAATTACCCGCTATAAAAAATTTGAATGGATTTATTCTGAATTGTTAAACAAGCCTTACAATGAAGAGATAAAAGAAAAACTTGGCAAAGGTTTCTCAGAGTTAGTTTTTAAAAAAATAATGAAGGCCGATGCCCTTCCTGGCGCAATTGAATTTCTTGAATCTCTTAAAAATAATATTCCGGCATATATAGCATCTGGAACACCCGATATCGAGCTCAATAAAATTGTAAAAGGGCGCCATTTTGAGACGTATTTTAAAGCCGTTTATGGCTCGGATATTTCCAAAGAAGAGGCGATTGACCGGGTTGCAGATCTGGAATCCGCCAAAAATTCGGAAATGCTTTTTATCGGTGATGCCATCACAGACTACAAAGCAGCTACTTCTCGGGATGTTCCATTTATTGCTGTATATTCTGATGAAATGAAAGAGTATTGGCAAAACAGGGGTATAGAACCCGTCAACAATTTAATGGAGATCCATGAAAAAATGGATCAGCTTGTGCTTGATGAATAATTATTTTTTTAAAGTGGTTCGGGTTAAAATCAAAATATGTTGAATCAACAAAATGATGGCTCATTCAATTTGAATATATTTGATTCGCCTGAAAATGCAGCTTCTTCTCTTGCTCAACAGATCATAGATCAAACTCTTGAAATTATTGAGAAACAAGGGAGTTGTGTGTGGGCTGTATCCGGCGGCAGCACAATTACAAAACTCTACGATGCATTGCTTCTCCACGATGAAGCTCTGCGAGAGATCTGCAATAAACTAACAGTGATTTGGGTGGATGAAAGAGTCGTTCCCCATACCCATCAGGATAGCAATTTTGGAAGTGCATATAATTATTTTTGGAGCAAATACAAAGATGCCAATCTTATTCCTGTTCCTTATCAACAAGATGCAGAGGAAGCAGCAAAAGTATATGATTCAGTTTTATCTGAAAATGGAGTTGAACCAGGTAACGTTGACATCACTATTTTAGGAATGGGTACAGACGGCCATACCGCATCGCTTTTTCCAGGGAATTCTGCTCTGATGGAGAGAAATAAAAAAATCGTGTTCGTTGAAGATTCCTCAGTTCAACAGCCAAGGGTTTCTCTGACATTTCCATTTATCAACTCATCCAGACATATCTACCTTCTTTTTTATGGAGCCGGCAAAGCTCACACATTCCAACAGGCAGTAAATTCGGGCTCTGTTGATGACTACCCGGTTCTGGGCATTAAGAGAGCCAATTTGGGGATTTATATAGATCAGGATCTGACCTTTTAACTTTAATCTTTACCAGGAATATCGGCTCGTCCTATAACATGCAAACATTGATCGTAGAAATTCTTAGCCATCCCGTACATGTGTACAGCCTGAAAGCAGATAATATTGAAGTTTACCAGGAGAAAGCTCTCGAAGAGGCTAGAGACTTATTTCTGGAATTTTATGATGAAGTTTATCAAAACCTGATGATGAAAGATTTCAATCCGCTTTGGACTCCGGATACGAAATCAGAAAATGATGTGGACTTTAAAGACGATTTCTGGAGAGTCAGTTACTTCTTTTATAACGTAAGCCTGATTAAACTTCTGCAGAAAGAGCATCGGGTGAAAGTGGTTGACCGAACCACTTCGCCATTTGATATCCAGGCCTATTTCTATAATTTTTTGAAACAGGAAGGCATTGAGTTTGAAAAAGTCCATAAACCAGACAGGTTCATCAACCGAAATGCTATCAAGAAATTTGTTCTGAACTCCATTCGGAATTTTCCTCAGAATATTTTGTCTTTTGGAAAAGAGATTAAAAAAAGGTTGACACTTAAGAAAAGTTCTATTCAGAATACTCATCCTGATAAGAAGAAGATTTACCTTTTTGTGGAACCGGTGGGCGATATCAAATATATCGACTGGCGATATAAGGAGTTGTTGCAAGAGCACGATGAGAAACGCAGCGAAATTATCTTTGTTTCCACAATCAACTTTAAAGGGGCAGATGAGCAAAAGTACAAGTTTATAAATGTAAACAGGTTATTGTCCAAACCAGACTTGGGTCGCACCATTCTTGAGTCGTTTTGGGCAGGACTGAAAGTGCGAATGTACAAACTTTCAAAGCGTTTAAAACCCGGTACATCAACCGAGTTTAAATACTTCCTGAAAAATGTACCGACAAGCTTCTTTTACCCGGTGAGGGAGAACATCGGTTTTAACAATTTATTTGAGAAATTTGGGCGTGGTTTATTGGTGATTAAAGGTCCCGTTTTAAACAAAAGCGGGGCAATGCAAATCCAAAATGCAAGAAAGCATGGCGTACACACATCCATTGTTGCTGCCAGAATATTAACATCAACGCGGTTAAGCAATCAGTTTGTGCCCTCCCATTTTAATCAGAGTTTTCCCAGGATTTATCCGGACTCAATGGTGATTTACGATCGGCTCAGTTTTGAAACCATTCAAAAACAGGCAGGGGAGAAGATCACGTTGCACACGATGGGGAATGAGACATTCTCTTATGATGAGGTAAAACCGGTTAGGTCAGAAGTCTTTAAAATTACGCTTGCACTGCAAAAGAAAAAGGAAATTGAGACGATGGTTGATACGGTTGTTGAAGCCATCGAAGGAATGGGTAATGTCGTTTTAAACCTGAAGATGCATCCAAGTTTTCCCATCCCTGAAAAATTAATGAAACGATACCGGCAAATTCCTTTTATAAATATCATGCCCGTTCAAACCTCGCTTGATGATACAATTCGGGAATCGGATGTGTGCATTACTTCGTACTCAACAGCTTCGCTGGAATTTGTAAAAAAAGGAAAGCCCACTGTTTGGTTAAAAAATGTAACTTTAAATAGTTTGTTCTTTGCCGATCTGCAGAAAAATGTCGGTATTTGTATTTCTGATAGTGGAGAATTGAAGAAACTCATCAAAAAGATGAAAGATGATCCGGATTATTATTCAGAAGAAAGCAGGAAGCAACACGCACAGATCAACCAAATTTTATATCATCTGGATGAAACGTCATCACTGAGTGAAGTTATCCAAATGGAACTGGAAAAAGTTTAATTCTCTCCGAATATTATCGGGATAGACATTGAAGTAAAACTATAATTGATTTAGAAACATGCATATTGCTCTTTTAACAGCGAAAGGAAATAATCAGACACTTGAAAATAAAAATGTGAAGGAAATTGGTGGCAAACCGTGTATG
Proteins encoded:
- a CDS encoding NAD-dependent epimerase/dehydratase family protein, yielding MEKEILITGISGFIGTNLRKYLKEDTHIKISGCSRDKEKVKHLDDQLQNIYSNNEIFDCTRSFDSYIHLSGKVHDIKEEKNEDEYFKANYEMTKKLFDCFLSDTQSKNFIFLSTIHVLTEEPEMELDESYKPKPFTPYGKSKFMAEQYIRENCPPDKNCYILRPSMIHGPGNKGNLNLLFNLVKYGIPYPVGAYNNKRSFVSIENLCFILKEIIEREIEPGLYHIADDEPTYTHDLVKLIADATGKRGRIWNVNPKLLKTLAKFGNNVPFLINEHRLKKLTGDFIVSNKKLKKALGKPLPVSSKEGLHRTLNSLSIHSGS
- a CDS encoding phosphoglycerate dehydrogenase, which produces MLVQVTTSTFGKAGSKPVDYLNSKGIPFKTNPYGRKLTEDEAIEVISGADAVIAGTEPLTENVLKQLPDLKIISRCGTGMNNVDLDVAKELGIKVFNTPTVHVDAVAELALAGTLATLRSFVKNDQTVRSGEWKKSMGRSLYDKNVGMVGFGKVGRRFCELLNPFTSNLFFFDPFLDERTSVLNDAKRVTLDQLFENSDIISLHVPYTKENHHMINAENLSLVKKNVTIVNTSRGGLINEEDLYMFLQDNTEAGAYLDVFENEPYDGRLKELDNVILSPHVGTSTKETREEMELEAAMNLVNALENE
- a CDS encoding NAD-dependent epimerase/dehydratase family protein; this encodes MSKKLNVLVTGGAGFLGSHISDELSDRGHNVTITDLEESKWIRDDQEMAVGDITDNDFLEQVMEGKDVVYHLAALADLNAAKTRPVETAKINVLGTVNLLDMAVKKGVKRVVFASSVYVYSREGGFYRCSKQACENYIEEFNNIYDLDYTILRYGSLYGPRTDESNGVYRLLKQAMEQSEVQHRGAPEDKREYIHVLDAAKLSVDILDDEFKNTHVVITGNDVLRIEDLFYMFSEILGKNIHQTYIEGEEWDGHYRVTPYTFTPKTGKKLTTPHYVDMGQGILQVIEDIYRKINSAKGKKN
- a CDS encoding HAD family hydrolase; amino-acid sequence: MNRTKAVIFDFDGVVLDSANIKTEAFLELFKEFPEYQQAIKEYHIEHQGITRYKKFEWIYSELLNKPYNEEIKEKLGKGFSELVFKKIMKADALPGAIEFLESLKNNIPAYIASGTPDIELNKIVKGRHFETYFKAVYGSDISKEEAIDRVADLESAKNSEMLFIGDAITDYKAATSRDVPFIAVYSDEMKEYWQNRGIEPVNNLMEIHEKMDQLVLDE
- the pgl gene encoding 6-phosphogluconolactonase, translated to MLNQQNDGSFNLNIFDSPENAASSLAQQIIDQTLEIIEKQGSCVWAVSGGSTITKLYDALLLHDEALREICNKLTVIWVDERVVPHTHQDSNFGSAYNYFWSKYKDANLIPVPYQQDAEEAAKVYDSVLSENGVEPGNVDITILGMGTDGHTASLFPGNSALMERNKKIVFVEDSSVQQPRVSLTFPFINSSRHIYLLFYGAGKAHTFQQAVNSGSVDDYPVLGIKRANLGIYIDQDLTF